The Nitrososphaerales archaeon genomic sequence TTCTTGCGGTATTACTGGTAGAGGTAGCAATAAGGTACAATGTTTCACTCTATCTTTATCCTATAATCTGGATCGTTGTATTGTCTGGTGTAATTTTTGCCTTCAGACTGAAATATGCCAATATGTTTGCGATCGTTGGTTTTAGATTTAGGCAGAGCCTTTGTTTGCCCTTCCGGCTAAGGTTGGTAGATGGAATATGCTGGGCGGTTCTATTTGCAATTATTACACTATTTCCAAATCACCGTTTCTATTTGATTTTGCTCGGAATAGGTCTTGGGAACACGTCCTCCTTTCTGGTCATGCGAAAGATTGTTAGTGTTAATTTTTATGAGCACCTCATTGTAAGGTTGATATCTCTTGTGACATTACCAATGGTGATAGGTTTGCATTCGTTACATTTGTTATCAGCACATTTACTTGAATTTTTAGGTAGACTATTTATTGCATTTGCATATGTGGCTGGAGGAATGTATGGGGTTGTTGCAGATGCGTTATAGGTGCTCCTAAACAAGAATATATCAGAAACCGTTAGTATACCAACCAAACACTCTATAGTGAACCGAGTGTTTAAATTTAGACAGCAAGATGTACAGATAATGACCACTTTTCTAAGGTGAAGTGGTAGCCCGGAGCAGATTCGAACTGCTGTCACCAGGTATCTTCTCTTAGCGGATCCAGAGCCTGGTACTCAAGGGGGATCTAGCCCTTCCTTGACCGCTAGATTCGGCGACTTGCGTCTCGACCGGGCTTCCGGGCTAATAAACCCAAATAACAATGAGTATTTGTTCCTTTACTTATTTGGTAACTATCTCTCTGACCGCTTGCCCGTACTCCAGCTTTATGCCTTTTCGCATATAAGGAATAATTCTGTAATGCACAGAATAGACATCTTTATTCTTGTCTTTTATAAGCAAACCCTTCACAATCAAGGAAACAAAACCTCCGGCCACTTTTGATTGACTTAAACCTTCTCTTTCACAGAACTCGTCACGCTTTGAATGATACTCTTCAATGGAAAAGTAGGCCTGATTTTTTTCTAGTACTAGGGGCCATACTATATTTTCCCACACCAGCCTTCTATTTTCAGTAGATGAGGCATACTTACCTTTAACTCGAAGCATCGGTAAGACTTTAAGCGAAGTAATATAATATAAAATTATGGATCAAAGTTATCTAAAATCTTCGCTTGATGAATTAGCGAAGAAGTGGAAGGTAGATCCTAAGATCTATGACCTGACGCTTGGTAATAGAACAGATGTAAAGGACACGCCTGTACACGTTAACGGTGTAGTATTTCACATACCTATGCTAGCAAGTGATAATTTGTATGTTTTATGGGACTGTTTGTGGCCAGAATGTCATAATTGCTGCGAAAAACAGGGGCGTTTGCCCTTAACAATCGACGACATAGAATCTATATCCAAAAAGTTGAATTACACGAAAAAGGAGTTTATAGATAAGGAGACAAGAACATCTAGCTGGACAGAGACAGAAGCATTTGGAGATGTAATAACTTCGATTTCGATGATCTCTCTAAGGAGAATATATGATGAAAAAGAGGAGCATGATGGTAAACCATTGAGCTGCAGGTTCTTGGATAACGAAGGTTATTGCAAGTTACACCCTGCAAGGCCTGGGTGTTGTCAGATCTACCCATTTGCATCGTGGACAACTATCGCAAACGGCAGACCTCAAGTACATGCAACATTTCAATTTGATGGGAACTGCCCCGGTTTCTATTTATCAGAATCATTGGATGATATGTCAGAAGTGTTGGAAGATTACTCAAAGCGCATAGTTAAGTATAACAACGCCGTAAATAGGACTACAAGGGAAGGTTATGGATTCATAAGTATACTAGACCGGCGTTTTAAACCCTAGTTATCTTCATCATATCTGCCAACCTTATGTGCATTCCAAATCTGTCTTCTCTTTTCTTCATGTATGAATAAATTTTGATAAGGTCTGGCAGATGTTTAGCCATACTGAACTCGTTGTTGATCTTACTTTTTACAAAATTATAGACGGTATGATAAATCTTAAACTTCTCTAACACTAATTTCCTGTACCTTGGGATGTCGTTTATGTTTTCAACAAATAAATCGGCACATATGGTGCTTGGAATTATTCCTTCACCGAGCAATGCATACACTGTACCAATTGATTCGCCTACACCCACAACCTTTCCATCATAGAACGGTTCGCATAATGCAGGAGGACTCAATCTTATGGGCCTGCCGACCTTCTTGAACACCCTACCGTTATGTTCCCGTATAAAATCATCGACAATTTCAACGTGTCTTCTGTTCTTATCTCCTGCGCCGATGTGAGCATATCCATCTTCCAACGGAAAATACCAAAAGTATCCCGTCATGGATGGAAACGGCCTTATGAGAAAATCATTCAGGGGTGGTTCATCGTACCTTACTTTATACTGTATAGTCGGAACCCACAACTCCTTTCTTGGCTTTGGTAGTAACGCCCTGTGAAATCCTGTCGCATCAACTATGAGATCGAAATCCTTTTCCAATGTCTCTCTCTTAGGAGCTTCACCATAATGGATCTTTATGCCATGAGACATATCCTTGATGAGTTTTATTTTGTCATATGTGCATAAACCCTTGAGCTTTATAGAAAAGGAATTTTTAGCAGCTTCAACACGCATTGTCAAGCCGGTATGGAGCAAATAATCTTCAAATTTGAGACCGCATTTGTTGGTTAATTCAGTCATTAAAGCTTTGGTCGTACCCCATGCACATATAGAATCATGATCCTGCTCCCTCATTCTTTCAAAACCAATAACATCATGCGCATTGCTCAACCTGTTGGCTACGTATGCGCCAGCGACCCCCATTCCCACGACTGCTATCTTCACAACGATTTGGTTATGATTTCGATTAATAAACTCTTATTCAATATAAAGTGCAGGCTTGTATGGCCTTGCCGTTTTGGCTCTCTCCTTTGGATCTACTATTCCCGCATCATTCTCATTATACACTAAAATTTCAACATCGAACTCTTTAGCGAATAACCTATTGGCGTCACTGACGATCTTCGATTCGTCAAAAGGTCCAAGTTCTACCTTCCTTTTCCTTGAATCCAAAGTATCTGATAAAATATCCTCAACTATTCGTTTAACCATATCTGGAAATTGTTTGATCTTACTTGTGGTAGGATCAGAAACCAACATCTTCATAATCGCCCCAAAGTTTGTTTCACCATTAATTATTGCAAGTAGTATCTTTGCGTACACAGTCCATTTCCACCTTGCAGCTGTATAGATGAAGACCTTCTTTGGCCTAATCTTCGTTACTTTAACTATATTCTGCACATCGTCAATAAGTTTCATGATCAGTATCTCAGATTCATCAGCAGCATAATCTATTCTTGAGACATCTACCTTCGGCCATTCGCTTAACATGATCGATCTACCGTTCCCAAGCATCTCCCACATTTCCTCACTCATAAATGGGGCAAAAGGTGCCAACATTCTTACCCTCGCATCTAACACATGTCGCATTACACCTGATATTGATTCGTCGGGTCTCTCCTTAGCTTTTACACGCTTAAGATACCACTGGATATCTTGATCCATGGAGTATAATATGTTATGAAGAGCTTCTCTCACTCTGAGTTTGTCCATTGCTGCTGTTGTACTCTTTATAACATGTTGCAATCTGCTTAGTATCCATCTGTCCTCACGTTCCAATTGTTCCATACCCCGCCCCGTAAATCGCATGCACATACTGTGAATTCGCTCAAGTCTTTCTCTTATTCCTTGCACAGCATCGATAGTAAAGTCCGCATCTTGTAGAAGTTCAGCAGCCACAAGCATGGATATTCTAAGAGCATCTGCAGCATACTCGCGTATTGCACTCCTTAATGGAATTATGTTACCAATCGACTTGGACATCTTCTTACCCTTCATCAGGACACTTCCATTAACCACTATCTGCTTTGGCCATTTAGACCGTGGAAAAATAGCAGTGTGGTTAAAGACATAGAATGTTAGGTGATTTGGAACTAGGTCTCTACCAGAATGTCTTGTATCGACTGGGTAAAAGTACTCAAAATCATTGTGTATAGTATTTAGCAAATCAACAGACATGTTGCAGCGTCTGGCCACTTCTTGGCCGTTGCCTATACCAAGAAGAACATAATCAAAGAACACATCATCTAGTTTAGCGTCGTCAAGTGAATGATCGTTGACATATTTTGCGATTATGTAGTATGCCATGTATATCACAGAATCCGACAGACTCTCAATTATCCAGTCCTCATCCCATGGCAACCTGGTTCCTAGTCCGGATTTTCTTGCACATGCACGTTCCTTAAGCCAGTCTATCGTATAGTCGAACTCCGACCTAATTTCGTCTGGTATAAGTTGCATCGAGTTCAAACACGCGTGTGTCTTGACCTTCCAATCGGCATCAGAGTAATTTATGAACCATTGATCGGTAAGTAATTTTACAACACATACAGCTCCGCACCGGCATTTGACAGGCTTTATCAACTCAAGCATAGTATCTGCCTGTTTGCTTTGTAACATATCCTTCTTAACCTCATCTCTTGCTTTAGCTACATCCATACCAGCATAGCGCAGGGTATTGTCAAGCATCTTGCCCCCGTAAAACTCATGCGAATATATCTCAGAGGTCGCGTTCTCCAGCCTAGGATCATCCTGATTAGTTATGTTGAATTTGTTTATTACAACTGATGAAGGTATACCTTTGTAACCCTCAGATTCTATTATTACTATAGGCTTGACAGCTTTCAGGATGTCATCGTCTATATCAAATTTTCTAAGCAATGTCTGGTTCTTCATTAGATCTTCTAGCGCTTGATAGTCATAGGGTGCATGAGCTGGTACAGACATTACAATGCCAGTCCCATCTTCAGGTTCGACAAAGTTTGCTGGAAATATGAAAGCTGTTCTATTCACCACTGGAACTGTAACCTGCTTGCCAACTAAATCGCTCCCGGCAATGCTATCTATTACATCAACATTCCTATTCAACAATCTTAGTTTCTCTACACATTTACTGCTAATTATCCAATTTTCCATGCCAACTTTAGCCTTCACATACTCTGCTTCAGGGTTTA encodes the following:
- a CDS encoding NAD(P)/FAD-dependent oxidoreductase is translated as MKIAVVGMGVAGAYVANRLSNAHDVIGFERMREQDHDSICAWGTTKALMTELTNKCGLKFEDYLLHTGLTMRVEAAKNSFSIKLKGLCTYDKIKLIKDMSHGIKIHYGEAPKRETLEKDFDLIVDATGFHRALLPKPRKELWVPTIQYKVRYDEPPLNDFLIRPFPSMTGYFWYFPLEDGYAHIGAGDKNRRHVEIVDDFIREHNGRVFKKVGRPIRLSPPALCEPFYDGKVVGVGESIGTVYALLGEGIIPSTICADLFVENINDIPRYRKLVLEKFKIYHTVYNFVKSKINNEFSMAKHLPDLIKIYSYMKKREDRFGMHIRLADMMKITRV
- a CDS encoding YkgJ family cysteine cluster protein: MDQSYLKSSLDELAKKWKVDPKIYDLTLGNRTDVKDTPVHVNGVVFHIPMLASDNLYVLWDCLWPECHNCCEKQGRLPLTIDDIESISKKLNYTKKEFIDKETRTSSWTETEAFGDVITSISMISLRRIYDEKEEHDGKPLSCRFLDNEGYCKLHPARPGCCQIYPFASWTTIANGRPQVHATFQFDGNCPGFYLSESLDDMSEVLEDYSKRIVKYNNAVNRTTREGYGFISILDRRFKP
- the leuS gene encoding leucine--tRNA ligase; protein product: MPLDWNAIQEKWKKKWYEERIFETEPQKDKKKYFVTVAYPYPNSPQHIGHGRTYTLADVHARYMRMQGYNVLFPMGFHYTGTPILAMSKRIIAQDEELREAFINLYKVPKELIESFAEPVNIARYFHNEIKQGMMEMGYAIDWRREFTTIDDTYMKFITWQFRKLKESGLVVQGSHPVGWCPTDGNPVSQHDTIGDVEPEFAEYTLIKFDYNGYKIPTATLRPETIFGVTNLWINPEAEYVKAKVGMENWIISSKCVEKLRLLNRNVDVIDSIAGSDLVGKQVTVPVVNRTAFIFPANFVEPEDGTGIVMSVPAHAPYDYQALEDLMKNQTLLRKFDIDDDILKAVKPIVIIESEGYKGIPSSVVINKFNITNQDDPRLENATSEIYSHEFYGGKMLDNTLRYAGMDVAKARDEVKKDMLQSKQADTMLELIKPVKCRCGAVCVVKLLTDQWFINYSDADWKVKTHACLNSMQLIPDEIRSEFDYTIDWLKERACARKSGLGTRLPWDEDWIIESLSDSVIYMAYYIIAKYVNDHSLDDAKLDDVFFDYVLLGIGNGQEVARRCNMSVDLLNTIHNDFEYFYPVDTRHSGRDLVPNHLTFYVFNHTAIFPRSKWPKQIVVNGSVLMKGKKMSKSIGNIIPLRSAIREYAADALRISMLVAAELLQDADFTIDAVQGIRERLERIHSMCMRFTGRGMEQLEREDRWILSRLQHVIKSTTAAMDKLRVREALHNILYSMDQDIQWYLKRVKAKERPDESISGVMRHVLDARVRMLAPFAPFMSEEMWEMLGNGRSIMLSEWPKVDVSRIDYAADESEILIMKLIDDVQNIVKVTKIRPKKVFIYTAARWKWTVYAKILLAIINGETNFGAIMKMLVSDPTTSKIKQFPDMVKRIVEDILSDTLDSRKRKVELGPFDESKIVSDANRLFAKEFDVEILVYNENDAGIVDPKERAKTARPYKPALYIE